From the genome of Lotus japonicus ecotype B-129 chromosome 6, LjGifu_v1.2, one region includes:
- the LOC130725230 gene encoding uncharacterized protein LOC130725230 translates to MVKELELLEAFRDLSLNVELAPGKLSFGMVTVSSGLLDEIKSKQETDEGLIEWRKLVAQGKASEFAIGNDNILRCKGRKTTEEVKQIQEKMRVSQSRQKSYADNRRKELEFQAGDHVFLRVTPMTGVGRAIKSKKLTPKFIGPYQITERVGPVAYRIALPPFLSNIHDVLHVSQLRRYMADNSHVIEPDDIQLKDDLTMEMPPIKIVDKSTKRLRNKEVSLVKVVWNQATGDATWELEDKMRKSHPELFVDP, encoded by the exons atggtcaaggagttagaattaTTGGAGGCTTTCCGTGATCTGAGTTTGAATGTTGAACTCGCACCGGGGAAGCTGAGCtttggaatggtgacggtgtctagTGGACTCTTGGATGAGATAAAGTCGAAACAAGAGACCGATGAAGGGTTGATTGAATGGCGCAAGCTTGTGGCACAAGGAAAAGCGTCTGAGTTCGCTATTGGGAACGACAATATTCTGCGTTGTAAGggacga AAAACCACAGAAGAGGTGAAGCAAatccaagagaagatgagggtttcgcagagtcgtcagaaaagttatgctgacaatcgcaggaaggagttggagtttcaagctggagatcatgtcttcttgcgggttaccccgatgacaggtgtcggaagggcgatcaagtcaaagaagcttactccaaagtttaTCGGACCGTACCAGATTACGGAGCGTGTTGGACCCGTGGCGTATAGGATTGCCTTACCGCCGTTCCTATCCAACATACATGATGTGCTGCATGTGTCGCAACTTCGGAGGTATATGGCTGATAATTCTCATGTGATTGAACCTGATGATATtcagctgaaggatgatctaacgatggaaatgccgcccatcaagatcgtcgacaaaAGCACCAAACGTTTGAGGAACAAGGAAGTATCCTTAGTGAAGGTTGTATGGAATCAAGCTACGGGCGATGCGACTtgggaattagaggataaaATGCGGAAATCACATCCCGAGTTGTTTgtagacccttaa
- the LOC130725232 gene encoding uncharacterized protein LOC130725232 gives MFRTSLSFLASATIEFTNAGEPFFKWDGPYEALYGRRCRTPLCWHQDGENLIVGPELVQKTTEEVKRIQEKMRVSQSRQKSYADNRRKELEFQAGDHVFLRVTPMTGVGRAIKSKKLTPKFIGPYQITERVGPVAYRIALPPFLSNIHDVLHVSQLRRYMADNSHVIEPDDIQLKDDLTMEMPPIKIVDKSTKRLRNKEVSLVKVVWNQATGDATWELEDKMRKSHPELFVDP, from the exons ATGTTCCGTACATCACTATCgtttcttgcttccgccacgatAGAGTTCACGAACGCCGGTGAACCCTTCTTCAAATG ggaTGGCCCTTATGAAGcgttgtatggtcggaggtgccGTACACCcttgtgctggcatcaagatggggagaacttgattgttggacctgaattagttcAGAAAACCACAGAAGAGGTGAAGCGAatccaagagaagatgagggtttcgcagagtcgtcagaaaagttatgctgacaatcgcaggaaggagttggagtttcaagctggagatcatgtcttcttgcgggttaccccgatgacaggtgtcggaagggcgatcaagtcaaagaagcttactccaaagtttaTCGGACCGTACCAGATTACGGAGCGTGTTGGACCCGTGGCGTATAGGATTGCCTTACCGCCGTTCCTATCCAACATACATGATGTGCTGCATGTGTCGCAACTTCGGAGGTATATGGCTGATAATTCTCATGTGATTGAACCTGATGATATtcagctgaaggatgatctaacgatggaaatgccgcccatcaagatcgtcgacaaaAGCACCAAACGTTTGAGGAACAAGGAAGTATCCTTAGTGAAGGTTGTATGGAATCAAGCTACGGGCGATGCGACTtgggaattagaggataaaATGCGGAAATCACATCCCGAGTTGTTTgtagacccttaa
- the LOC130724044 gene encoding uncharacterized protein LOC130724044 encodes MVIRKELVDQDWEIYLHSFDEDTAWGVDYRQEKNVYVGGATIFKRDQAGQIVETQPIRGKIRFPHAPFRFGLPLGMDFLSGSESDPSEGPGYESGEGSEPSVTSEYRNPTEGLLVPKEEPVSPIAPPEQELNQGLMDPVPLGFGWSLEALRQWNLDMKVELPKPGEETPEPSNMWAREDADCNEWP; translated from the coding sequence atggtgatccggaaggagctagtggatcaggactgggagatttATCTCCATAGTTTTGATGAGGACACGGCCTGGGGTGTCGACTACCGCCAGGAGAAGAACGTGTACGTCGGCGGCGCGACCATCTTCAAAAGAGACCAAGCTGGGCAGATTGTTGAGACTCAGCCTATCAGAGGGAAGATTCGGTTTCCTCACGCACCCTTCCGTTTTGGACTCCCCTTAGGGATGGATTTTCTCAGCGGTTCGGAGTCGGACCCTAGTGAGGGGCCAGGCTACGAGTCAGGCGAGGGGAGCGAGCCTTCAGTGACTTCCGAGTACCGGAATCCGACAGAGGGACTTTTGGTGCCGAAGGAGGAGCCGGTGAGCCCCATTGCACCACCCGAGCAAGAGCTGAATCAGGGACTCATGGATCCCGTACCATTAGGGTTTGGGTGGAgcttggaggcattgaggcagtggaacctggacatgaaagttgagcttccgaagccaggagaggagacgccggagccttccaacatgtgggccagagaagatgcagactgcaacgagtggccttga